In Setaria italica strain Yugu1 chromosome IX, Setaria_italica_v2.0, whole genome shotgun sequence, the genomic stretch AATCTTGCATTGTAGAATTGTACTTTTGATTGTACTTTTGAGTTTTAAAGTAGTACCACGAATACTCGTAAGCCTTCCATTGTAGCATTGTTAAACTGATAAATATATGCTCGAGGGAAGAACAGTGAGGACTGAGGAGCACCGCGTCCAATTAGCTTGTTATGGTGCATAGGCCGATATGGTAAGTACGCTCGGAATGGACGCGGTGTAGCTTGTcatttagttcattttagttttGTTAAGTCAACCTTCTCTGACTTTAATCAAAATTTTAATATAACGAAAAAGGTTAATATTTTGGTAGTGCATTTAAACAGTTTAAGACAAAAGTAAAGCGAACTATAATTTGAAggggaaaaatatattttactATCCTCCCCAATTCAATTTGTCCACTTAGCCCGTTAAGCTTAGCCCATTAAGCAAAATTTAGGTTTGATTGGCTTcccgaactatttcatttaATTCAATTTACCTTCTAatgagttttttcttttttatttctccatgaaCAAATTGAGTTTTagtttcaaattttgtgagtgGATAGGCAACATGATGCcttgtattaaaaaatatattaacttttttcatgattattagGTGAGGAATTAATAAAAATACCATAAAAAGTAGTCATAACAATTTTTTAATACATTTTTTGTAACATAGGACCTCATGTTACAATTCATCTTGCAAACTTTAAaatcaaagttaaaaaaagagaaacatcACTAGAGGGTAAACTGGACCAACTTAAATAAAATTGTTCAAAGGAATAGGCAGATGAAGTGGATTAGTTTTTCTGATTCACAGAATCACAGTTGGTGCATACGGCGATGCGGTGAGCGCGGTCGAAACGAGAGGCAAAAATCTAAGTTGCCTGCCCACTCAAACCTAACAGCCATATTTTAGTAAAATATAGCAAGGACTATTTAAAGTATTCCTTTCCTTATCCTTGAACAATCCTTGGTTTATATAGATCTAAGTCGAACACTACTAAGATACAGTGCCAGTGGCCCATACAATTGTCAATTGAAGTTACAGCAAGCGCCCAAGTTGGCACGCCAAGTGTCCAAATATTTTTACTCAATACAGTGCAGCACACGAGTCCTTCAAAAAACCTTACAAGAGCAGTCCCTTTACCCATGAGTCAATTTCTAATGTACAAAAGTAACTAAAACTCATACGCCATTTGCTTGCTAGCGTAGATTTGAGACATCCAGAACAGAGACGGGCATGATACCCATGGAGACATCATTCGTGAAGAACCGAAGTCCAAATTAAAAAAGAAGTGGTCACAAAGAAGTTTCTCAACATGGTACTAGCTGATAAAAGATCACGTCGTATGAACCCTAGAAGGAAGAGGGCCAGCTAAGCATCCCATGGGATACTGGTTCAGCGTTTTTTCTGATCCTTCCCTGTCTTCATATCATGGGTGAGCATTCTAGGAGCAATGGCCATCGCCATGAGCTCCTGGAACAGAAGCTTACAAGCATAGGGTATGTGTACCTGTCAACATAGTAATATTTATAGCATCAGTTAAACCAGCAGTTAAATAGTTTAAATGCAACATTGGTGGTTTCAAGATACAAACAGTTCCACTTACTTGGACAATGTCAGTTTTGTTCTTGCAGCCCCTACACTCAAATGAGTTTTTCTTTAGGTTGGCGATTGCGATGAGACCACATTTCTCGCATACATGGACTCTGTATGCATCACTCTGGTCAAACAGCCTTTCCTTCAGGAAGAAAGCTGCTCCATGGGCGATCATACAATCCCTTTCCATTTCTCCAAAGCGGAGACCACCGTCACGCGAACGCCCCTCTGCTGGCTGTCGGGTGAGTATCTGAACAGGACCACGACCTCTAGAATGTATCTTGTCGTCCACCATGTGCTTGAGTCTTTGGTAATATGTGGGACCCAGAAAAATCATAGCTGTCAGTTTCCTTCCAGTGTGACCATTGTACATGGTCTCAAATCCACGCATTTGATAACCACATTTATGAAGAGCTTTGCTGATGTTATCCACCTGGTATCAAGGCAAAATATATAAGACACAGAGTCAACATAGCAAATCCCCAGTTTTTTCATTGCCAGATTTACACAGCACAAGCCCCAAGAAATATCAATTATCACTATTACTTTGTGCAACTATACTATAACCAACTGCATCAACCCTTGAATTCAATATTTTCTTAAGAATAAGACAAAAGTCAGGAAGGAATCAGGAATAACGAGTCTCCAGAAAGAACACTTACAGTAACATCAGTGAATGGAGTCGCATCTCCTTCCTTCCCCATGTGAGCTGCAACTTTACCCATAATACACTCAATCAGCTGTCCAATAGTCATACGGGATGGAATAGCATGTGGATTCACAATAATATCAGGTGTGATGCCTTCAATCGTCCATGGCATGTCCTCTTGTGTGTAAGTCATCCCAACAGTTCCTTTTTGTCCATGCCTACTGCTAAACTTGTCTCCAATTTGTGGAATGCGAACTGATCGCATTCTAACCTTGACAAATCTTAGACCATCAGCATTTGTTGTTAACAGAACCTGCACAGAATACAACAGCCTTAGTGGCCTGTTGGTTTCAAACTCATAACAACCACCTGCTAATATAAGAAGGTTTGAGAAACTACTAACCTGATCTACCATACCACTTTCACTGTGCCGCAGAGAAGTACTATGATCGCGCTTAGAATATCTAGAAGCTTGCCCTTGAGCGTCATCTTGTGGAATAGGAGATGTCTTCCCAATAATGACATCTTCACCCGAGACCCTTGTTCCCTGATACATGAATTAAACATATGCAATCAGCATTGCCCCTGATAAAAATAAGTCTGCAGCAATGATCTACTCACAGGTGGTGCAAGGCCATCATCATCTAGTTTATCGTATGACCCATGGCGCATTCCCTACAACGAAAGGTTATAACAACATTAGCCTGATGAGaggaagaaaaatataaaacaatTTAAAAAACACACCATAGTATTCTCCCTATTTGGGCGACCAAATTCCTCTTTGACAAGTgtccccatcttcttctcctcatcTCTGCATATGAAGTTCAAAACTTAGATTGCAAGCAGTCAAGGACTAGACTTCTGCACGATGGCATAGCTTAATAAATTTGCACTATACCTGTAAGAGCGGAAAAATAGTGATCGGAAGAACCCACGATCTATGGAAGATTGATTCATGATAACTGAATCTTCTTGGTTATAACCAGAGTAGCAAGAGATAGCGACGATTGCGTTCTACACAAATCATGAAAATAATGCATCAATCAATGCATATAGTACAAATAAAACATAATGTACAGAAAGCTAAATGCCCTGCGGTAAGACTAGAATGTTCACTCACAATGCCAGCTGGTAACTGTCTGAAGTGCAAATGTTCCATAGCACGTGTAGTAACTAGAGGCTTTTGTGGGTAGTAGAGAACGTAGGCCAATGTGTCCTGAATCATGATGGTCGGATAAGGTTCAGACATATATCATCAAGCAAAGAAATCAAAAAAATGTTTACTCACCATTCTTAACTGGTAGTTGGTGACATAAATTCCCATGGCTTGCTTTCCCATAGCAGACTGATATGTATTACGAGGTGACTGCATTATCAATGGGAGGAATTAGACTTCGTCAGAGGGAAAAAGTTGTAGCACTGGAACATTGTGGAAGTGAAAGATTTACCTGGTTGTGATCAGGAAAAGGAATAATTGATGCACAAACACCAAGAATCAAAGAAGGATGGATCTCACAATGCGTGTAGGTCTCAGAATACGCCTCCTCTGGGTTGTGTCTTGCATTTATAAGGTCCTGAAATTTTTTCATTGGCGTTAGCAGGTGAAAGTCAACACAGAAGGAAAAAGGTAAAGCTATTAATGAAATGGAGTATACAAAGTTGCTCCACATAGAAGAAACTTCATAATTGTCTTCCACAGACAAGGATTTCAGAATATGTTAAATCAGGTAAACAAGCATATCTTACTTACATTTATAGTCATGGAGATCATGGTAGTCTCCTCTTCTTCGGTATCTATGTACTCTATATATCCTTTTGAGACCAACTCATGCCAACCTTCATCAGGAGTCTCCTGGATAAAAGAAGCATATGAGAAAAAATATGCAAATATAAAGTTAAATGCAAGTCAGCAAATGTTGATAAACATCAGACCCTTTGTTGCAATGCTCGGATATGCGCCTTCTTGATGAGCAGCCTCTGGTTCTCAACAATAAACAATGGACGACTGCAACGCCCATAATCCGTGTAGAGTCGAAGTTCTTTAAGACGGATATCACGAACCACACCAACTTCAGTGTTGACATCAAtctgaaaatgaaaaacaagcAAATTTGAGATCTTATGGTCCTCTGAGTGGAATCCTTAACCTGCAATGTGTTGCCATGTCATTGTAAAACCATACTATAGTAGATGAAATTTGCAGCATATAATTATATTACGAAAAGAAGTTTAAATTGCATATGACAACACCATTGCTAAAATATTTGCACCCTATCAGTCACATATATATAGTTTACGCTTCCACATGTGTGTGGGTGAATAATTGGCGATTTTATAACTCATCTAATTTGCCATTTTGTCTGCAGTGTCAAAATGAAAATTAGACATTAAAGCATGGAACAAACCTGTCTTCTTAAACGCCTAAGAGTCTTCACCAGCAGGTCAGGGTTCCTATGAATTCCAACCCAACAACCATTGACAAAAATTTTAGCAGCTTGTGGAATGACGGCTGGTGATATCTCCTGCAGAAAATGGGTAAATAGTAAATAAAACATTGTAAGAAATTAATCTAGAACAAAACCATAAGGTTGGGAAggtaaaacaaaataaaatcgcATGAACACATTGACATGAAGGAATAAAAAACAAACCTCAAAATTTTCTGTGCCCCACTCCTCCAAAAATTCCAAAATTGGATTTGCAGCAGAACCAACAGTGATGTATACCATCAAGGCAAGATTTTTCACCAAGCCGCAAGCCTGTGCACAAGGCACACACAGAATTATAGGACAACTGAATAATCAACGGTTTGGCTCaggaaatatgacttaaggcaCCAAATCACTTACTTGTCCTTCTGGTGTTTCAGCAGGACACATCATTCCCCAATGAGAGTTATGCAACTGGCGGGGCTTTGCCAATTTCCCTATTGGTAAGATTAGAACAGAATTTTAAAATCAAGTCTTCATGGAGAAAAAAGTATTATAGGATATAAAATCTGCGATATCCACCTTCACGCCCAATGGGAGAGTTCAGCCTCCGGAGATGTGACAGCGTAGAAGCATAAGTCAGGCGATTAAGCACCTTTGTAAGAAGAATTGCAGAACATAGATCAGCAATTTTTTTCACTAAATGGAATCAAAAGTAGTGATTTAAATGAGTATTGAAGTGATCAAGGAAAAATAGACACCTGAGAAACCCCCGCTCTGGTTCCAGCTTGGTTAGCCTGCCCCCAGTTCCCAGTAGCAAGGGAATACTTCAAGCCGCTGGTAATAGTTTTTGCTTTGATAGCAAATTGCAAATTAACTTCTTTTCCATTATCTACACACTAGAACCAAGGAAAAAGAGGAGTTAATAACTATCAGCACtgaatggaagagaaaaaagaatttcACAATATAGATAGCAAGAAACCTTTTGCACATAAGATCTCACATCCCTTGTTAACTTCCTGAAGAGCTGTAGTTGCAGGAGAGAAACAAAGTTGGTACTATATCCAGAAAAAGGGACTAACATCATTTCAATATTCTGGTATATTTAGACAAACCATTCTAAACAGCCCTCCAAGCAATGGACCAGCAAGATCTAGTCTTTTGTTGCCATAATGATCTCGGTCGTCCTCAGCTCTTCGACCAAGAGCACACATCAGTAGGCGGTGAATAATGTATCTGCAAAACAAGAGTACAGAAAATTACCCTCTCTACTTTCAAGTTTAAATAGAAATTAATATTACAGATGCCTCACAGATGGCTTGACAAGGAGCACGTACCCAAAATAGTATGCCTTCTTAGTTTCACAAAATTCCCCCACACCAACATGAGGCAACATTTCCTTTTGAAGTATTTCTTTTGCATacctaaaattaaaaaaaaatgagagtATTAGCAGAACTATAACTCAAACCCGTAGTGATGCAATGTCAATTCTTTACTCGACATACTTAATTCTCTTTTCTCGAGTGACACCAACTGTAGCTCCACGCTTTCCAATATAGTCCAGAGCAACCTATGAAGAAGGCTCAGTTCAAAACGTACCATAAGTAACAACCAAACAAAACAACATGCTTGCAAGTAAAACTAACTAGTTGAAGTAAAACAGGGCGTCTTCCACCTCTCTTCCATAAGTACCTGTTGATTTTGAATGACAAAAGCTTCCTCCAGGGATGGGCGTAGTAATTCCATCATTTGTGTATCAGAAAAGTCATAACATATGTGCTCCAGTATATCTTTGTCAGCAACAAATCCTAATGCTCGAAAAACAATGATAATGGGAATGTCCGCACGAATATAGGGCAGAGTAGCACGGATATATTGACCAGATGAACCCTGCAGTATGAGGAACATCACAAATGTAACATCTCATAAGACCAGCTAACCAGCCATACTGCAACCTGACTTGTACAAGATGACAGCTATACAAGCAAATGCATTTATTGcgaattaatttttttaaattataagAAGTCACTAACCCCTTTTGCTCCTGCTCGCGAAAGCATCCTTACAAACATGCTGCTGGCTGGTCTGTTCTGGTTCTCAGCCATGGAACGGACTTCAGCCACATATGAAAATTTGTTTGGTTGCCTCTTCTTAAAGACATAAACATGGTTGGTGCTCATCTTCTCCTGGGCAATAAGAACCTTTTCGCTTCCATTGATAATGAAATAACCGCCTTGGTCATAAGGGCACTCCCCGAGTTCGGTAAGGTCCTTCTCAGATTGTTGATATAGTGTGCAGTAACTAGAACGCAACATGATTGGAACCTGCAGGTTATTAGAAGGTTGAGGAGCCAATAATACAATTGAGAAAACTTTCTTCAAATGTTAAATACAGCACCTTCCCAATGAACACTTTCGGGTAATCTGAAGTTTCTGTAACTTCCTCACAGTCATGTCCTTTCTTCATTACTCTGTATGATACATCAACGTACAGTGGTGCCGAGTATGTCAAGTTCCTGAGCCTTGCCGATTTTGGAAATAAAGTAGCTGTCTCTCCATCAGCTTCTGTCATCATTGGCTTGCTGAGATAGATTTGACCAAAGCTGATCTTGTGCAGAGTCTAGTGAAGAATATAGTGTAACCATTAGTCATAAGGAGAATGgcaaaagaataaataataGGATGAGACGGGTTCCATTAACACAACATCAGGCTTTGGTATATGTTATTTTATTAATGGATATTTTTCACATATAGATAGAATGGCATGATGTATTTCTAGGAATTTAAGACGACCATATTGACCCAAGCATCAGATTGCTATTGATCAAAACATTCCTTTTCGCTTTACTATGCAATTTTAGAATATATCTTGGAACATTTTAATACAAGTTTCACTTTATAATCTTCCATAATTACTAATAAAAGGAGAAATGTTCCCTGGCATCAATATGTTTTGTATTTACTGACGAGTGCTTCTGCGCAAAAACATCCATAAAAGCAATCGTGTCTCAGATGACTTCTCTAAGAATTTAGAAAGGTCTTGAAACTTATCTGTTTTTTGCGAGTGCTTTGCAATAACATCATTGATTGATTTCACAGAAAATCTGAATGCTAATCTTTGAATTGTGTTTTTCCTTTGCAAACACTTCAGCTACCATTATCCATCAGCTAGTTCCTCAAACAAATAAAGTACAAGTAGTCATCACAAGACCTTAGCTACATGCTAGCTTCATCATAAGATCAACTCCATATATGTCTAGTGACAGCTGAAATCACTAAAAATGCCCTCGTTCAATGTACAAAACTCACTCTAGCCTCTTAACTCAACCGAGCCCACCACATCATACCGAGCAAACTTAAGCAGAAGCTAATCTAAACACTAAAACTAAACAATGCCACCCTCCAAAATTCCAAACTGACCACCAATGTCAGGGTTTAGGGTTGCTGCATATCATTGCAAAATTCTCCCTCCAGCCATAAAATTGAACACTACTAATGGCTGTGCCAGCTCCAAAACCCTAAGTAGGTGCTGACCCCTGCCCATCGCTACTGAGACGCCAGACCATACCGAGCTCCCCCAACCCTAACCGCCCAATCTAGCAGCAGCAAACAGCGAAAAATTCAAGCCACGCTTGCTAGGATCGATCAGGGTGGGGCAACAACCTCGGCGAACTCGGCCTGGCGGCCGGGGTTGTGCTGCGACTCGGGGCGGATCTCGATGTCGGCGGACTCGTCGACGATCTCCTGCATGGTGTTCTGGATGAACTCGTCGAATGAGTCGAGCTGCTGGCGCACGAGGCCCTTCTCCTCGAAGTAGGCGGAGATGACGGCCCAGGCGTCCTCCTGGGTGATCTCCTCCTCGTCCCGCTGCTCGGCGTCCCCGTCCTCTTCCATCTcgtccccgtccccgccgccgtaccccacctcctcctcctcctccgcgtaccccgcgtggccgccgcggtGCTGGTGGTGCCCGCCGTAGCCCATCTCCATCCCCTCCTCGTACTCGTCGTCCTCCATGGCCGGAGGAACCCTAGACCTAGTGGCTGGCTGATGCGCCGGGGGCGGGGTGGGGCGGGGCGAGGCGAGGGGTCTGTGTCTCGGCGAGCCGCAGCCGCCTCTCGCGAGAGCTCGGAGACGGGGAGGGGGGCGGGGCGAAGTAGGGAGAGGGGAAGTGGAATTGGGGGCGATTGCCTGATTTTGTTCGCAAGATATCCGAAGGTGTAGAACAGGCGAGGTCGGTTTGGGGAGTTCGGGCCTTTTTGGGCCGGCTGGAAGAACGACGGGTGGATTCATGGGCTTTCAAGGTCCGGGGTTGGGGCCCAGCCAGTTAGATTAAGCAAACTTTAGTGTTCAGAAGATTTGCGAAAGGGGAcgtttggtttggagatggCTAAACCAAAACTTGTCTTATTCAGCGGTGAGCAGCATGTTTTCAGAAAAGAACACGACCTTAATTGAACATGTAATCTTACCGTTTCTTGTCGAAGtattttgttttgaaaaaaactTGTCTTCGCCTCCGATGGCGAGGTGGATTGTGTGTCAGTGGCGCCTGCACGCTTTCTCGCCGTCAAAGGTCAAAACCCACAGCCAGCACCAGCACTGAAGGATTCAAGGCGATCTCTGCACACCAACTCTCTGGAGCCACTAGTACTCGGAATAACAAAGTCTAATCTTTTCTTTTAACGTAAGAAATTTGCCGTAAATTTTATTAgcagagagaaaagaaaacaagaataaaacaagcaactcaaaaacaaagagaaagacgaaaggagggggaggggcaacTACAACTCCCCAAACGACTCAAACACCCGGCAACTACTAcaaacagcaggagcaaggcaaCAACCCAAGGAAAAGAGTCAACCCAGCACTTAGTTGTTGGGCAAGAAGGCGCAGAACTAGTCGAAGATCTCTCCCTAGTTGTCGCAGCTTGGTAGTATTGAGCATCATTTTTCATCAACGAAGCCACTTCTACCACTTCCTTTGATACGTTCTGGAAAATTCTCTTCCAAATATTCCAGCAAAAATAAAGTGCTTTAGAATGGGGTTACACATATAAAGTTTCCTTAGTGTTTCAACGCTGCCGAGAGGTTCAAGATCCATGACGCACAGGATACGCTGTTCAATTACTACTACATCTACTGTTACGCTATAGTATTTCTATGGGCTTCTTCACAACACTAACAGTCATCAGCATTCTGGTTTTTATAGCGCTTTAGATGCTTCTGCCTGTAGTTGTAGCTGTAATGCTGAATGAGTCCATCGAAAACGGGTTTCTGTTTCTTATTGAAGTTCCGTCGCAGTCGTTTCCACTAGCCGTGGATGGAGTGCGATGATGGTGCTTGTAAATCCTACCTGTCTAGCCAAGCTATCAATTAGGTCCATACTGCACGGGTGAATGGGCATTCCAGGCAAAGGTGCGTGGGCGTTTCTGGGCAAGAATTGCAGAGCTTGCATAGGGGTTCATGTGGCCAACCTCGTTTTGCTAGGTTGTTGGCTGTGAGGATTTTGTGTTGAAGGAGGATCCACGCGAAGATTCTGCACTTAGCCTCCGCTCGTGCTTTCCAAATTTGCGTGGAAGTGAGTTTCTTGTATCGTTCCATGAATTGTATCCGGTAAGCACTCTGTGTAGTGTACTAGCCATCCTGTGTCCATTTCCACTTAATCTCATCTTACGAGTCTACGTCACAAGCTACTAGCCGTATCTCGTCCCATAGCGATAAGTATTCCTGAAGTTCATCCGTTGTGTGGATAGAAAAGATATGTTTTATCCAACTGTTGTTCTCAGTGGCTTTGAGCACTGTGATATTTTTCCTTTGAGCACTGtgatatttttccttttggCTTTGCGGTACAGAGGTGGGGCTATGTTTTTAGGAGCCTGTCCATTGACCCAGTTGGACTGCCAAAAGCTGGCCTTGTCTCCTTTTCTGGCCGTGACGATTGTTGAGGCATTGAAGAGGTCTTTGTCGGTGCTATCACGGGGGATATCTAGATTTGCCCATGGCCTATCAGCATACTTCCATTTGAACCAATGCCATCTCAGTCTCAAAGCTCGCGTAGACTGCTCCAAATCCAATATACCCAAACACCCGAGGTCTTTTGGTGTACAGACTGTCGGCCTGTTGACAAGGCAATGCCCGCCACTAACTTTCtccggttcctctcctttccaCAGGAAGCTTCTTCGCATTTTGTCAATTTGTTTCAGCAGCCATTTTTGCATTGGAAAAACTGTTAGGTGATAAATTGGTTGCGCTATCAATACACTCTTGACCAACGTCTCCCTACCACCTATTGATAAAAGTTTACCCTTCCAGCCAGGGAGGCGTCCCCCAATCTTATCAAGCAGAGGCTGGATATCCACTCGTTGGAATTTGTGTGTGTGTAAGGGGAGATCCAGGTATTTGCCGGGGAATTTTTCAATTTTACCTGGGAAGTCCACTAATGCCTCTGTAATCGTTGTGTCATCACATCTTATTGGGAAGAtctctgtcttggtcaagttcATTTTTAGTccggaacaatttccaaacatGGTTAGAATTTGGTTGATGTGGTGTAGCTCCGTTCATTCCGTGTTGGCAAATATGGCCGCATCATCCGCGTATAAGGAGCACCGCATTGAAGCAGCCCACAGGAGGACCGGATGCAACAGTCCTGTGCTAGCGGCCAACTCAATTAGTCTATGACGTGGGTCTATAGAAAGAATAAAGAGCATTGGCAAGAGGAGGTCACCTTGTCGTAAATCCCAGGCGTGTTTAAATATTTTTCCAGGGATGTCGTTGACAAGAATTTTGGATGAAGAAGTGGCCAGTAAGGTGGCAATCTAGTCTCTCCATCGTTGGCCAAAACCCAATACTTGCAACATCTCTAGGAGGAACACCCAACAAACTGAGTCAAATGCTTTGGATATATCAAGTTTTATG encodes the following:
- the LOC101780789 gene encoding DNA-directed RNA polymerase II subunit RPB2, translating into MEDDEYEEGMEMGYGGHHQHRGGHAGYAEEEEEVGYGGGDGDEMEEDGDAEQRDEEEITQEDAWAVISAYFEEKGLVRQQLDSFDEFIQNTMQEIVDESADIEIRPESQHNPGRQAEFAETLHKISFGQIYLSKPMMTEADGETATLFPKSARLRNLTYSAPLYVDVSYRVMKKGHDCEEVTETSDYPKVFIGKVPIMLRSSYCTLYQQSEKDLTELGECPYDQGGYFIINGSEKVLIAQEKMSTNHVYVFKKRQPNKFSYVAEVRSMAENQNRPASSMFVRMLSRAGAKGGSSGQYIRATLPYIRADIPIIIVFRALGFVADKDILEHICYDFSDTQMMELLRPSLEEAFVIQNQQVALDYIGKRGATVGVTREKRIKYAKEILQKEMLPHVGVGEFCETKKAYYFGYIIHRLLMCALGRRAEDDRDHYGNKRLDLAGPLLGGLFRMLFRKLTRDVRSYVQKCVDNGKEVNLQFAIKAKTITSGLKYSLATGNWGQANQAGTRAGVSQVLNRLTYASTLSHLRRLNSPIGREGKLAKPRQLHNSHWGMMCPAETPEGQACGLVKNLALMVYITVGSAANPILEFLEEWGTENFEEISPAVIPQAAKIFVNGCWVGIHRNPDLLVKTLRRLRRQIDVNTEVGVVRDIRLKELRLYTDYGRCSRPLFIVENQRLLIKKAHIRALQQRETPDEGWHELVSKGYIEYIDTEEEETTMISMTINDLINARHNPEEAYSETYTHCEIHPSLILGVCASIIPFPDHNQSPRNTYQSAMGKQAMGIYVTNYQLRMDTLAYVLYYPQKPLVTTRAMEHLHFRQLPAGINAIVAISCYSGYNQEDSVIMNQSSIDRGFFRSLFFRSYRDEEKKMGTLVKEEFGRPNRENTMGMRHGSYDKLDDDGLAPPGTRVSGEDVIIGKTSPIPQDDAQGQASRYSKRDHSTSLRHSESGMVDQVLLTTNADGLRFVKVRMRSVRIPQIGDKFSSRHGQKGTVGMTYTQEDMPWTIEGITPDIIVNPHAIPSRMTIGQLIECIMGKVAAHMGKEGDATPFTDVTVDNISKALHKCGYQMRGFETMYNGHTGRKLTAMIFLGPTYYQRLKHMVDDKIHSRGRGPVQILTRQPAEGRSRDGGLRFGEMERDCMIAHGAAFFLKERLFDQSDAYRVHVCEKCGLIAIANLKKNSFECRGCKNKTDIVQVHIPYACKLLFQELMAMAIAPRMLTHDMKTGKDQKKR